The Thermodesulfobacteriota bacterium genome includes a window with the following:
- the ybgF gene encoding tol-pal system protein YbgF produces the protein MTATMRNAISLLLLGSLAIASTGCTLADSGAFARLSDEVGVLRKEVATLKGSQSAAPSAAEGEVPALRKTVADMGADADRMRSDQLAASSRLDETQAELRRVAARQAEQEKAIQEARKGAERMQEIEKRVTALEGRAGTASGAAVAAVPAASPAPPPSMAPAWKSPEEMYEFAVGQVKAGSPKKGRETLAEFVAQNPGHKLVPNALYWKGESYYAEKDYENAILSFQDVVDKYPAGDKAPDAVYKQGMAFLALKDAKNAKILLNLVVSKYPKSTAAGLAKKKLTEIK, from the coding sequence GTGACGGCGACCATGCGCAACGCGATCTCCCTCCTGCTTCTCGGCTCCCTGGCCATCGCATCGACGGGGTGCACGCTCGCCGATTCCGGCGCGTTCGCCCGGCTCAGCGACGAAGTCGGCGTCCTGCGGAAGGAAGTGGCGACCCTCAAGGGCAGCCAATCCGCGGCGCCTTCGGCCGCCGAGGGAGAGGTCCCGGCGCTGCGGAAGACCGTGGCCGACATGGGAGCCGACGCCGACCGGATGCGGTCCGACCAGCTCGCCGCGAGCTCCCGGCTCGACGAGACGCAGGCCGAGCTGCGGCGCGTCGCCGCGCGGCAGGCCGAGCAGGAGAAGGCGATCCAGGAGGCCCGGAAGGGCGCCGAGCGGATGCAGGAGATCGAAAAGCGCGTGACCGCCCTCGAAGGAAGAGCGGGGACGGCTTCCGGGGCCGCCGTGGCGGCGGTCCCGGCGGCCTCCCCGGCCCCACCCCCTTCGATGGCGCCCGCGTGGAAGAGCCCGGAGGAGATGTACGAGTTCGCCGTCGGGCAGGTGAAGGCAGGCAGCCCGAAGAAGGGGCGGGAGACGCTGGCGGAATTCGTGGCGCAGAATCCCGGCCACAAGCTCGTCCCGAACGCCCTTTACTGGAAGGGGGAGTCGTACTACGCGGAGAAGGACTACGAGAACGCGATCCTCTCCTTCCAGGACGTGGTCGACAAGTACCCCGCCGGCGACAAGGCGCCCGACGCGGTCTACAAGCAGGGGATGGCGTTCCTGGCGCTCAAGGACGCGAAGAACGCGAAGATACTGCTCAACCTGGTCGTATCGAAATACCCGAAATCCACCGCCGCGGGGCTGGCGAAGAAGAAGCTGACCGAGATCAAATAG
- a CDS encoding PhoH family protein, with translation MIKNFVLDTNVLLHDPNALFKFEDNRIFIPIVVIEELDHFKKDLNMLGRNARTVSKYIDRLRVKGNLSEGVPLDGGGMLRIAFGEEGVNLLPPELRGSLADNQLLGVALSVRGRESGVPVVVISKDTNLRIKADALGIRAEDYESDRVDIDELYRGISEVPAGKEFIDAFYAAGACAPPPGAEELYPNEYVIFRDAATGASALGRHDYASRKIRLLPQLKEDVWGVRPRNKEQTFALDILLDDSVKLVTLAGKAGTGKTLLAIAAGLRKTSDDEVYQRMLVSRPVLPMGKDLGFLPGDVEEKLKPWMQPIFDNVEYLFGFNRKKRQGGVRGYQELMNLGILEIEPLTYIRGRSIPNQFIIVDEAQNLSPHEVKTILTRAGENSKVVLTGDPYQIDNPFVDSSSNGLSHAVEKFKGEAIAGHVLLVKGERSPLAELAANIL, from the coding sequence GTGATCAAGAACTTCGTGCTGGACACCAACGTCCTGCTCCACGATCCGAACGCCCTCTTCAAGTTCGAGGACAACCGCATCTTCATCCCCATCGTGGTGATCGAGGAGCTCGATCACTTCAAGAAAGACCTCAACATGCTGGGCCGCAACGCCCGGACCGTGTCGAAGTACATCGACCGGCTGCGGGTGAAGGGGAACCTGTCCGAAGGCGTGCCGCTGGACGGGGGCGGGATGCTCCGGATCGCGTTCGGCGAGGAGGGCGTCAACCTCCTGCCGCCGGAGCTGCGGGGGTCGCTCGCGGACAACCAGCTCCTGGGCGTCGCGCTGTCCGTGCGCGGAAGGGAAAGCGGAGTCCCGGTCGTCGTCATCTCCAAGGACACGAACCTGCGGATCAAGGCCGACGCCCTCGGCATCCGGGCGGAGGACTACGAGAGCGACCGGGTCGACATCGACGAGCTGTACCGCGGCATCAGCGAGGTGCCGGCCGGGAAGGAGTTCATCGACGCCTTCTACGCCGCCGGGGCGTGCGCGCCGCCTCCCGGAGCGGAGGAGCTCTACCCCAACGAATACGTCATTTTCCGCGACGCCGCAACGGGCGCATCGGCGCTGGGGCGCCACGACTACGCCTCCCGGAAGATCCGGCTGCTGCCGCAGTTGAAGGAGGACGTCTGGGGGGTCCGCCCCCGGAACAAGGAGCAGACCTTCGCCCTCGACATCCTGCTCGACGACTCGGTGAAGCTCGTCACGCTGGCGGGGAAGGCGGGGACGGGGAAGACGCTGCTGGCGATCGCGGCGGGATTGCGGAAGACCTCCGACGACGAGGTCTACCAGAGGATGCTCGTCTCCCGCCCGGTCCTGCCGATGGGCAAGGACCTGGGCTTCCTCCCCGGCGACGTGGAGGAGAAGCTCAAGCCCTGGATGCAGCCGATCTTCGACAACGTGGAGTACCTGTTCGGATTCAACCGGAAGAAGCGGCAGGGCGGCGTGCGCGGCTACCAGGAGCTGATGAACCTCGGGATCCTCGAGATCGAGCCGCTGACCTACATCCGCGGCCGATCCATCCCGAACCAGTTCATCATCGTGGACGAGGCGCAGAACCTGTCGCCCCACGAGGTGAAGACGATCCTCACCCGCGCGGGGGAGAACAGCAAGGTGGTCCTGACGGGCGACCCGTACCAGATCGACAACCCCTTCGTCGATTCCTCGAGCAACGGCCTCTCCCACGCCGTGGAGAAGTTCAAGGGGGAGGCGATCGCGGGGCACGTGCTGCTCGTCAAGGGGGAGCGCTCCCCCCTCGCGGAGCTGGCGGCGAACATTCTCTAA
- the tsaD gene encoding tRNA (adenosine(37)-N6)-threonylcarbamoyltransferase complex transferase subunit TsaD has protein sequence MRILGIESSCDETAAAVYDASRGLLSNVVSSQVDIHGLYGGVVPELASREHLRSVVPVVRKALDDAASGRDDIDGIAVTSGPGLIGSLLVGLCFAKSLSFAWRKPIYGADHLESHIYAVFLERQVAFPYVALLVSGGHTSLFRVPGWSGARQLGGTLDDAAGEAFDKAAKMMGLGYPGGVVIDRLAAKGDPARYTFPRARLGADSADFSFSGLKTALRTFLASPAGGAARIEDIAASFQEAVVDILVVKALDACRREMIPRLVLSGGVSANSRLRALAVERGAAAGVEAFLPSKAHCTDNAAMVALLGERRMSEGFFSGPELNAYAASRFSR, from the coding sequence ATGCGCATCCTCGGCATCGAATCCTCCTGCGACGAGACCGCCGCCGCCGTGTACGACGCCTCCCGCGGCCTCCTTTCCAACGTGGTGTCCTCGCAGGTCGACATCCACGGGCTTTACGGAGGCGTGGTTCCGGAGCTGGCCTCCCGGGAGCATCTGCGGTCGGTGGTCCCGGTCGTGCGGAAGGCGCTGGACGACGCCGCCTCGGGGCGCGACGACATCGACGGCATCGCCGTGACCTCGGGCCCCGGCCTGATCGGCTCCCTTTTGGTGGGGCTCTGCTTCGCGAAATCGCTCTCCTTCGCCTGGAGGAAGCCCATCTACGGCGCCGACCACCTCGAAAGCCACATCTACGCCGTCTTCCTGGAAAGGCAGGTCGCGTTCCCCTATGTGGCGCTGCTGGTCTCCGGCGGCCACACCTCCCTGTTCCGGGTCCCGGGATGGAGCGGGGCGCGGCAGCTCGGGGGGACGCTCGACGACGCGGCGGGGGAGGCGTTCGACAAGGCCGCCAAGATGATGGGGCTGGGCTACCCCGGCGGGGTGGTCATCGACCGCCTCGCGGCGAAGGGGGACCCGGCCCGCTACACGTTCCCGCGGGCGCGCCTCGGCGCGGATTCCGCGGACTTCTCCTTCTCCGGGCTGAAGACGGCGCTGCGCACCTTCCTCGCCTCCCCGGCGGGCGGCGCGGCGCGGATCGAGGACATCGCAGCATCGTTCCAGGAAGCCGTCGTCGACATCCTCGTCGTGAAGGCGCTCGACGCCTGCCGGCGGGAGATGATCCCCCGGCTCGTCCTGTCGGGCGGCGTCTCCGCCAATTCCCGGCTCCGCGCGCTGGCGGTCGAGCGCGGCGCGGCGGCGGGCGTCGAGGCGTTCCTCCCGTCCAAGGCGCACTGCACCGACAACGCGGCCATGGTGGCGCTCCTCGGGGAGCGCCGGATGTCCGAGGGGTTCTTCTCCGGCCCGGAGCTCAACGCGTATGCCGCCTCCCGCTTCTCCCGCTGA
- the pal gene encoding peptidoglycan-associated lipoprotein Pal: MALLIAAVAATGCTKKAVKSDAASGAPVAAAPAPMEAAPAAPAPAPAPTVVAAKPAEAAPGVAVTEEKPSSFADVLFDFDKSDLREDGKKTSQEVAAFMKKNPGAKLLVEGHCDERGTAEYNMALGDRRAASVKNYIVSLGVPAAAVSTVSFGKERPLDPAHTEDAWAKNRRAHFVVK, from the coding sequence ATGGCGCTGTTGATCGCGGCCGTGGCCGCCACGGGATGCACGAAGAAGGCGGTGAAGTCCGACGCGGCGTCGGGGGCTCCCGTGGCCGCCGCCCCCGCTCCGATGGAAGCCGCCCCCGCGGCGCCCGCCCCGGCGCCCGCCCCGACCGTCGTGGCGGCGAAGCCGGCCGAGGCCGCGCCCGGCGTGGCCGTCACCGAGGAGAAGCCGTCCTCCTTTGCCGACGTTCTGTTCGATTTCGACAAGTCCGACCTTCGGGAAGACGGGAAAAAGACCAGCCAGGAGGTCGCCGCGTTCATGAAGAAGAACCCCGGCGCGAAGCTCCTGGTCGAGGGGCATTGCGACGAGAGAGGCACGGCGGAATACAACATGGCCCTCGGCGACCGGCGGGCCGCCTCCGTGAAGAACTACATCGTATCGCTCGGCGTTCCGGCGGCGGCCGTTTCCACGGTCAGCTTCGGGAAGGAGCGCCCCCTCGATCCCGCCCATACGGAAGACGCCTGGGCGAAGAACCGTCGCGCCCACTTCGTAGTGAAATGA
- the rsmA gene encoding 16S rRNA (adenine(1518)-N(6)/adenine(1519)-N(6))-dimethyltransferase RsmA gives MPPPASPAESPGRTLAALGLSPRKSFGQNFLHDRNVVRKIVELARSFPPPYLEIGPGLGALTRPLSEGGAPVTAVEVDRGLAAFLRKEFEGSSVEVLEGDFLEVPKDAWRARFPRGGSAVGNLPYSISSPAVLRLIELREIFPRAVLMLQKEMVERLCAPPGGKGYGILSVYLSVLSETRSEFTVRRSCFHPAPDVDSAVVTIRFFGEFPEELLRALQTVVRAGFAHRRKTLRNAPVLFLPGGTEQWCGMLEAEGIDPGSRAERVPPASWLSLARRLPPPPGM, from the coding sequence ATGCCGCCTCCCGCTTCTCCCGCTGAGTCCCCAGGGAGGACGCTCGCCGCCCTCGGGCTTTCCCCGCGCAAGTCGTTCGGACAGAACTTCCTCCACGACCGCAACGTCGTCCGGAAGATCGTCGAGCTGGCGAGGTCGTTCCCCCCGCCGTACCTGGAGATCGGCCCCGGCCTGGGCGCGCTGACCCGGCCGCTGTCGGAGGGCGGCGCCCCGGTGACCGCGGTCGAGGTGGACCGCGGGCTCGCGGCGTTCCTGCGGAAGGAGTTCGAGGGCTCCTCCGTGGAGGTGCTGGAGGGCGATTTCCTGGAAGTGCCGAAGGACGCATGGCGGGCGCGCTTCCCGAGGGGCGGGTCGGCGGTGGGGAACCTGCCGTACTCCATCTCCTCCCCCGCGGTGCTGCGGCTGATCGAGCTGCGGGAGATCTTCCCCCGTGCGGTCCTCATGCTGCAGAAGGAGATGGTGGAGCGGCTTTGCGCCCCTCCCGGCGGGAAGGGGTACGGGATCCTGTCGGTCTACCTGTCGGTGCTCTCGGAGACGCGGAGTGAGTTCACGGTCCGGCGGAGCTGCTTCCACCCCGCCCCCGACGTGGACTCGGCGGTGGTCACGATCCGGTTCTTCGGGGAGTTTCCCGAGGAGCTGCTCCGCGCCCTCCAGACCGTGGTCCGCGCGGGGTTCGCGCACCGGCGCAAGACGCTGCGCAACGCGCCCGTCCTGTTCCTTCCCGGCGGGACGGAGCAGTGGTGCGGGATGCTCGAGGCCGAGGGGATCGACCCGGGATCCCGCGCGGAGCGGGTTCCCCCGGCGTCATGGCTTTCGCTCGCCCGGCGCCTGCCGCCGCCCCCCGGAATGTAG
- a CDS encoding LpqB family beta-propeller domain-containing protein, whose protein sequence is MGRAFTAALLALALLPSAAAAVLYIDINAPGGKRLPLAVGKFVVVAGPPTLSREMPKVLESDLALTDLFELVPGESHLEAVGPAHFSGKPLDFGSWKTIGAEAVVIGKVEGRGDQLTYEMRLYDATQGTLLAGKRYSGSPRQAAEVAHRFANEILYVFTGARGVFGTEIAFSARNGRGKEIYVVGMDGKELRKVTDNRSYNLFPRWSPNGRWLSFTSFRTGVPVIYLRNLDTGAEREVVRAGDAKSPGAFSPDGEWLYYSVSRGGNSDIHRVRVTGGAAETVAGGWGIEVSPTVSPDGRRIAFVSDRGGSPQIYVKTVGSAEETRISKGGYATSPAWSPAGDRIAYTARAGGRFALFTSAPDGSDTRTVVSEPDADCEDPSFSPDGRYLVYSHRKKGYSGLKIISLDGRRERTLVSGLGDMGSPAWSSMR, encoded by the coding sequence GCGGCGCTGCTGGCGCTCGCGCTGCTCCCGTCCGCCGCCGCGGCGGTCCTCTACATCGATATCAACGCCCCCGGCGGGAAGCGGCTGCCGCTGGCCGTGGGGAAATTCGTCGTCGTCGCCGGCCCGCCGACGCTCTCCCGCGAGATGCCGAAGGTCCTCGAGAGCGACCTCGCCCTCACCGACCTGTTCGAGCTGGTGCCCGGGGAATCGCACCTCGAGGCCGTCGGGCCCGCCCATTTCTCGGGGAAGCCGCTCGATTTCGGCTCCTGGAAGACGATCGGGGCCGAGGCGGTCGTCATCGGGAAAGTGGAGGGGCGGGGAGACCAGCTCACCTACGAGATGCGGCTCTACGACGCCACGCAGGGGACGCTGCTGGCCGGGAAGCGCTATTCGGGGAGCCCGCGGCAGGCGGCCGAAGTCGCCCACAGGTTCGCCAACGAGATCCTGTACGTCTTCACCGGGGCGCGCGGCGTCTTCGGGACGGAGATCGCCTTCTCGGCGCGCAACGGCCGGGGGAAGGAGATCTACGTCGTCGGGATGGACGGCAAGGAGCTCCGGAAGGTGACGGACAACCGCAGCTACAACCTGTTTCCCCGCTGGTCCCCCAACGGCCGCTGGCTGTCTTTCACCTCCTTCCGCACCGGCGTGCCCGTCATCTACCTGCGCAACCTCGATACCGGCGCGGAGAGAGAGGTCGTCCGAGCGGGAGACGCGAAATCGCCCGGGGCGTTCTCCCCCGACGGCGAATGGCTGTACTACTCGGTCAGCAGGGGAGGGAATTCCGACATCCATCGCGTGCGCGTGACCGGCGGCGCCGCGGAGACGGTCGCCGGCGGCTGGGGGATCGAGGTCTCGCCGACGGTCTCTCCGGACGGGCGTCGGATCGCCTTCGTTTCCGACCGCGGCGGCTCTCCGCAGATCTACGTGAAGACCGTCGGCTCCGCGGAGGAGACTCGCATCTCGAAGGGGGGATACGCCACCTCCCCCGCCTGGTCGCCCGCCGGGGACCGGATCGCCTACACCGCCCGGGCGGGGGGGCGTTTCGCGCTCTTCACGTCCGCCCCGGACGGCTCGGACACCCGCACGGTCGTTTCCGAGCCCGATGCGGACTGCGAAGACCCGTCTTTCTCTCCCGACGGGCGCTACCTGGTTTACAGCCATCGGAAAAAGGGCTACTCTGGGCTGAAAATCATCTCATTGGACGGGCGACGGGAACGCACCCTGGTCTCCGGGCTCGGGGACATGGGATCGCCCGCATGGTCCTCCATGCGTTGA